The following proteins come from a genomic window of Oscillospiraceae bacterium:
- a CDS encoding branched-chain amino acid aminotransferase, translated as MNLTITKTTAPKTKPEIAALGFGRHFSDHMLVVDYETSAGWHDARIVPYAPFSLDPAAMVFHYAQEAFEGLKAYPTDDGSIQLFRPQENFKRFNKSCERLCMAKIDEDFALESLKELLRIDADWVPRGKGTSLYIRPFIIATDPFLGVRASQRYIYSVILSPVGAYYPEGLNPVKIIIEVEDVRAVRGGTGAAKIGGNYAGTIRAQVRAQEKGYTQVLWLDAVERKYIEEVGTMHMFFQIGNEIVTPSLDGTILEGITRDSVIHMLHAWGHTVIERKISIDELHEALQNGQLKEAFGTGTAAAISPVGQLSYQGVDYAVNAGKTGEIAAKLYDTLTGIQWGRIVDPYGWTIRV; from the coding sequence ATGAACCTAACAATCACTAAAACAACAGCACCTAAAACCAAGCCGGAAATTGCCGCGCTAGGATTTGGCAGACATTTTTCCGACCATATGCTGGTTGTCGATTACGAGACAAGTGCAGGTTGGCACGACGCACGCATTGTGCCGTACGCACCATTTAGCCTTGATCCGGCAGCGATGGTTTTCCACTACGCACAAGAGGCGTTCGAAGGTTTGAAGGCTTACCCCACAGACGATGGCAGCATTCAGCTCTTTCGTCCGCAGGAGAATTTCAAACGATTTAATAAGTCTTGTGAGCGGCTGTGCATGGCGAAGATTGATGAAGATTTCGCGTTGGAATCACTCAAGGAACTGTTGCGTATTGATGCCGACTGGGTGCCGCGCGGCAAGGGGACAAGCCTATATATCCGCCCTTTTATCATTGCCACTGACCCGTTTTTGGGCGTTCGCGCCTCGCAACGGTACATTTACAGCGTAATTCTGTCGCCCGTGGGGGCGTACTACCCCGAAGGCTTGAATCCTGTAAAAATCATTATTGAAGTCGAAGACGTCCGCGCAGTGCGCGGCGGTACTGGCGCGGCTAAGATAGGCGGCAACTACGCCGGCACCATCCGCGCACAAGTCCGCGCACAAGAAAAAGGCTACACGCAAGTACTGTGGCTTGATGCGGTGGAACGCAAGTACATCGAAGAAGTCGGCACCATGCATATGTTTTTCCAAATCGGCAACGAGATTGTTACGCCGTCCTTAGATGGCACGATTTTGGAGGGCATCACACGCGATTCGGTCATTCATATGTTGCACGCTTGGGGGCATACCGTCATTGAGCGCAAAATCAGCATCGACGAATTGCATGAGGCGTTGCAAAACGGGCAGCTCAAAGAAGCTTTTGGCACGGGTACGGCAGCGGCGATTAGCCCTGTAGGACAACTGAGCTACCAGGGCGTAGATTATGCGGTTAATGCCGGAAAGACCGGTGAAATCGCGGCAAAGTTATACGATACACTAACGGGCATTCAGTGGGGACGTATTGTCGACCCGTATGGATGGACAATACGGGTATAA
- a CDS encoding AraC family transcriptional regulator, translating to MDWQKCMNQAIDYIENNLSDEIDYSVAAQYMNCSVWEFQRIFSFVAQVPLSEYIRCRRLTIAARDIKIGNDKITDVATRYGYDSPASFSRAFSQFHGTTPTAARDDGTTLKLFPRLVFEITIKGAVEKVMSTRKKRKSYTRNEHKVDLKSLIPSVNHSCGDDYFWGLGTQKYWMDKGNLVVTMDDNSECLQTTDSYSLPLRIDATVMTDGNEVILYYLMGRVMFNHIHEHEGKKPFHDHDILTGFWTPFHDKPTLPSDTFVDISWVIQGDYMEVYVDGELYHRRDDMPYMDILKQSPEVSKMLAPVRISAANSSRITIKSLTVTEFPRCDKSAQKALAKQEKAAPRNVYDIDLTTMTKRNRTNVAYDNSCMSITAAVGDGGINTTGMSTEQWFNGTIKVELRAKTNGSLCVLYHCGALLLNRKQNADGLIIFDIPNSKQHGYERGGWLPDNEFVDIEWIIGKEVMSVKVNGELRHVGDHYDYISLLARMPDYEICSPVRVNAAYGSTVTMESLRVTEL from the coding sequence ATGGATTGGCAAAAGTGCATGAATCAAGCGATTGATTACATCGAAAATAATCTGTCGGACGAAATTGATTATTCGGTAGCGGCACAGTACATGAATTGTTCTGTGTGGGAGTTTCAACGTATCTTTTCGTTTGTGGCGCAAGTGCCGTTGTCTGAATACATACGCTGTCGGCGTTTAACTATTGCGGCGCGTGATATTAAAATAGGAAATGATAAAATCACCGATGTCGCGACACGTTATGGCTACGATTCCCCCGCATCGTTTTCAAGAGCGTTTAGTCAATTTCACGGCACTACGCCGACAGCCGCACGAGATGACGGCACGACATTAAAGCTATTTCCACGCCTTGTCTTTGAAATTACAATCAAAGGAGCAGTTGAAAAAGTAATGAGCACACGAAAAAAACGCAAAAGCTACACACGCAATGAGCATAAAGTTGACTTAAAGTCGCTTATACCGAGCGTAAACCATTCATGCGGTGATGATTACTTTTGGGGATTGGGTACACAAAAGTATTGGATGGATAAAGGCAATTTGGTCGTGACAATGGACGACAACAGCGAGTGCTTACAAACAACCGACAGCTATTCATTGCCGTTACGCATTGACGCAACGGTTATGACTGATGGCAACGAGGTTATTTTGTACTACCTCATGGGGCGGGTTATGTTTAATCATATCCACGAACATGAGGGCAAAAAGCCATTCCACGACCACGATATTCTAACGGGTTTTTGGACTCCGTTCCATGACAAACCGACACTTCCGTCCGACACATTCGTTGATATTTCATGGGTTATCCAAGGCGACTACATGGAAGTCTATGTTGACGGTGAACTGTATCATCGGCGCGACGATATGCCTTATATGGATATTCTCAAACAATCGCCGGAAGTTAGTAAAATGCTTGCACCCGTGAGAATTTCGGCGGCGAATAGCAGTAGAATCACAATTAAGTCGCTGACCGTTACCGAATTCCCTCGTTGTGACAAAAGTGCGCAGAAAGCTCTTGCTAAACAAGAGAAAGCCGCACCGCGCAATGTCTATGATATTGATTTGACCACAATGACCAAGCGCAATCGCACCAATGTCGCTTATGACAATAGTTGTATGAGCATTACCGCAGCTGTAGGCGATGGCGGAATAAACACTACCGGCATGAGTACAGAGCAATGGTTCAACGGTACAATCAAAGTCGAACTTCGTGCCAAAACTAATGGGAGCTTGTGCGTTCTCTATCATTGTGGTGCGTTGTTATTGAACCGTAAACAGAACGCTGACGGGTTGATTATTTTCGATATTCCCAACAGCAAGCAGCACGGCTACGAGCGCGGTGGTTGGTTGCCTGATAATGAGTTTGTTGACATTGAATGGATTATCGGCAAGGAGGTCATGTCGGTCAAAGTCAACGGCGAATTGCGGCACGTTGGCGACCATTACGACTACATCAGCTTGCTTGCGCGAATGCCGGATTACGAGATATGTTCGCCTGTGAGAGTCAACGCAGCATACGGCTCAACCGTAACGATGGAGAGCTTGCGGGTGACGGAATTGTAA
- a CDS encoding GyrI-like domain-containing protein — translation MEYRIEKKGAFQVIGKTKRFTMASGVFNGGIGAFWGFWDALGLCEKIKKNYSSDKDCNIFDISIAAAGTPTVNPEDEFDYTIGFPYNGAAFDEELDILTVPDGSYAIFNIPDGEDIGSFMGRCIDYLPTAGYELAGVEIEYFWENKPNEAWFLLK, via the coding sequence ATGGAATACAGGATTGAAAAGAAAGGGGCGTTTCAAGTTATCGGCAAGACAAAACGCTTCACAATGGCAAGCGGCGTTTTCAACGGTGGAATCGGCGCATTTTGGGGATTTTGGGATGCTCTCGGGTTGTGCGAAAAAATCAAGAAAAATTATTCATCGGATAAGGACTGCAATATTTTCGATATTTCAATAGCTGCTGCCGGCACACCCACGGTCAATCCCGAAGATGAATTCGATTATACCATCGGCTTTCCATACAACGGTGCAGCGTTTGATGAAGAACTTGACATCTTAACTGTCCCCGACGGCTCATACGCTATATTTAATATACCTGATGGCGAGGACATCGGCAGTTTTATGGGACGTTGCATTGATTATTTACCAACTGCGGGTTATGAACTCGCCGGAGTTGAGATAGAATACTTTTGGGAAAATAAGCCGAACGAAGCATGGTTTCTTCTAAAATAA
- a CDS encoding Gfo/Idh/MocA family oxidoreductase, whose translation MIRVGLIGLGFMGRGHLDNYIKLEAEGFPVKLVAVCDIEESKFGGTIAGNLEMGAGEYDFSKYAQYTDYKKMLEEQELDYVDIVTPTYEHAEMTVYALNKGFNVLCEKPMALNPEQCDKMLEAAKRNNKLLMIGQCLRFWPEYCVLKEYVQNGKLGKPVMGMFYRGGSTPRWSYQNWLLHEGKSGGALLDQHVHDVDMVHWAFGRPTEVSVIAANVNPHSGTDAVAAHYRFTDGDLKASAQDNWALDGSGFGMLYRVNFEKGCIVFDRGVLNVYDADGKDIPQDLPQGDGYYRELKHFVNVVAGKEVITENKPESSRDTIAIAMAEMESVKKDGDWVKVKY comes from the coding sequence ATGATTCGCGTTGGACTTATCGGCCTGGGGTTTATGGGGCGTGGCCACCTCGACAATTACATCAAATTAGAAGCAGAGGGGTTCCCTGTCAAATTGGTCGCTGTTTGCGACATTGAAGAAAGTAAATTTGGTGGCACGATCGCTGGCAACCTCGAAATGGGCGCAGGTGAATACGACTTCTCGAAGTACGCACAATACACTGATTACAAAAAAATGCTGGAAGAGCAAGAACTCGACTATGTTGACATCGTGACGCCGACGTATGAGCATGCTGAAATGACAGTCTATGCGCTCAATAAGGGTTTCAACGTGTTGTGTGAAAAGCCGATGGCACTTAACCCGGAGCAATGCGACAAAATGCTCGAAGCCGCTAAGCGCAACAACAAACTGCTGATGATTGGGCAATGTCTACGCTTTTGGCCGGAGTATTGTGTGCTGAAAGAGTATGTGCAAAACGGCAAACTCGGTAAGCCTGTGATGGGTATGTTTTATCGCGGCGGCTCAACTCCGCGCTGGTCGTATCAAAACTGGCTATTGCACGAGGGTAAGTCGGGGGGCGCGCTGCTTGACCAACATGTTCACGACGTTGATATGGTTCATTGGGCGTTTGGTCGTCCGACCGAAGTATCGGTCATTGCCGCCAACGTCAACCCGCACAGCGGCACAGATGCTGTTGCTGCGCACTACCGCTTTACCGATGGCGATCTCAAAGCTTCGGCGCAAGACAACTGGGCATTGGACGGCAGTGGCTTCGGTATGTTGTATCGCGTGAATTTTGAAAAAGGTTGCATTGTCTTCGACCGTGGCGTATTGAACGTCTATGATGCCGACGGAAAAGATATTCCCCAAGACTTGCCGCAAGGCGACGGCTATTACCGCGAGCTCAAACATTTCGTCAACGTGGTGGCAGGCAAAGAAGTTATCACCGAAAACAAGCCGGAGTCAAGCCGCGATACCATCGCCATTGCTATGGCGGAGATGGAATCGGTCAAAAAAGATGGTGATTGGGTGAAAGTGAAATATTAA
- a CDS encoding sugar phosphate isomerase/epimerase, with amino-acid sequence MKKALSTWCFPGDYGLDNMLAATKNAGFDGVELTMATDPSAYLHDQSNEMDFQMIVGKCRQAGFAPHALACSAFMGLPITANGEDGQRAITLARRMINTAVSLGIDTVLLLPGMVDESVSYQTAYERAGNAIVELGLYAQPLGVNIALENVWQKFLLSPLEFRHFIEGVNLPNVGAYFDVGNVIDIGYPEHWIDVLGGHIKRVHLKDYKAGSGDWFGFTWPLLGSVNWLNVMAALRGVGYDGWLTCETASTDQAPHVGATAMAKIVDAIMAM; translated from the coding sequence ATGAAAAAAGCACTTAGTACTTGGTGTTTCCCCGGCGATTACGGGTTGGACAATATGCTCGCCGCCACCAAGAACGCCGGATTTGACGGTGTGGAGTTGACGATGGCGACTGACCCGTCGGCGTATTTGCACGACCAGTCAAACGAGATGGATTTTCAAATGATCGTCGGCAAATGCCGGCAAGCTGGCTTTGCACCGCACGCGTTGGCATGCAGTGCCTTTATGGGTTTGCCCATCACAGCTAATGGCGAGGATGGGCAGCGTGCTATCACTTTGGCACGGCGCATGATTAACACGGCGGTGTCGTTGGGTATCGATACGGTGCTGTTGCTGCCGGGCATGGTGGACGAGAGCGTGAGCTATCAAACGGCTTATGAACGTGCAGGCAATGCCATTGTTGAGCTAGGCTTATATGCACAGCCGCTGGGTGTCAACATCGCGTTGGAAAACGTTTGGCAGAAGTTTCTGTTAAGCCCGTTGGAATTTCGTCATTTTATTGAGGGTGTGAATTTGCCCAATGTAGGCGCGTATTTTGATGTCGGCAACGTTATTGACATCGGCTACCCTGAGCACTGGATTGACGTTTTGGGTGGACATATTAAACGTGTACACCTGAAAGACTATAAGGCAGGCAGTGGCGATTGGTTTGGATTTACTTGGCCGTTACTGGGCTCGGTGAATTGGCTGAATGTCATGGCGGCACTACGCGGCGTCGGCTATGACGGCTGGCTGACTTGCGAAACGGCTTCGACCGATCAGGCCCCGCACGTTGGCGCAACGGCAATGGCGAAGATTGTTGATGCGATTATGGCAATGTAG